In Spodoptera frugiperda isolate SF20-4 chromosome 13, AGI-APGP_CSIRO_Sfru_2.0, whole genome shotgun sequence, the following are encoded in one genomic region:
- the LOC118270379 gene encoding dopamine receptor 1, which translates to MEFASVLPTNVALQFNETTVEYDDGDDPDAVTLLSILLVGIFLSLLIFLSVAGNILVCIAIYTDRGLRRIGNLFLASLAIADMLVAAAVMTFAGVNDLLGYWVFGEQFCDTWVACDVMCSTASILNLCAISLDRYIHIKDPLRYGRWVTRRVAVATIAMIWLLAGLVSFLPISLGLHRPDEEALATQKPPRYPTCALVLTPTYAVVSSCISFILPCIVMISIYCRLYCYAQKHVKSIRAVTRTVQMPDNRTKSVRTRVHTHVHSSPYHVSDHKAAITVGIIMGVFLLCWVPFFCVNIVAAFCKTCIPDLAFKILTWLGYSNSAFNPIIYSIFNTEFREAFKKILTSRYPPCCGYQSVRANTPTRNDNFVTDYGTKTLVVRRSGSLGLSGVDPTPRSSAESVRPLREYHI; encoded by the exons GTATATTCCTATCGCTGCTAATATTCCTGAGTGTGGCTGGGAACATACTGGTCTGCATCGCAATATACACGGACCGAGGTTTGCGACGCATCGGCAACCTGTTCCTAGCATCGTTGGCTATCGCTGACATGTTAGTAGCAGCCGCTGTTATGACATTCGCTGGAGTTAATGATTTGCTTGg ATACTGGGTCTTCGGCGAGCAATTCTGCGACACCTGGGTAGCATGTGACGTCATGTGCTCAACTGCCTCCATTCTCAACCTGTGCGCAATCTCGCTCGACAGATACATACACATCAAAGACCCTTTGAG GTACGGACGATGGGTGACACGTCGAGTGGCAGTGGCTACTATAGCTATGATCTGGCTCCTAGCTGGCCTAGTGAGCTTCCTACCCATTTCGCTGGGGCTGCACCGGCCTGATGAAGAGGCCCTGGCCACACAGAAGCCGCCAAGATACCCCACGTGTGCTCTAGTGCTGACTCCGACTTATGCCGTCGTATCCAGCTGTATATCGTTCATACTGCCGTGTATAGTCATGATTAGTATATACTGCAG GCTATACTGCTACGCCCAGAAACACGTGAAATCGATCCGGGCCGTAACCCGAACGGTTCAGATGCCGGACAACCGGACGAAGTCGGTGCGAACACGGGTCCATACACATGTGCATTCATCCCCCTACCATGTGTCCGATCATAAGGCAGCCATCACTGTCGGCATCATAATGGGAGTCTTCCTGCTATGTTGGGTGCCATTCTTCTGTGTCAACATCGTCGCTGCGTTCTGTAAAACGTGTATACCTG ATCTGGCGTTCAAAATCCTGACGTGGCTCGGATACTCAAACTCGGCGTTCAACCCTATAATATACTCGATATTCAACACAGAATTTCGGGAAGCGTTCAAAAAGATACTCACATCTAGGTACCCTCCGTGTTGTGGGTACCAAAGTGTTAGGGCTAACACACCTACGAGGAACGATAACTTCGTAACTGATTACGGTACTAAGACTTTAGTGGTACGCCGGAGCGGGTCTCTGGGCCTATCAGGAGTAGATCCTACTCCAAGGTCATCAGCCGAGTCAGTACGTCCACTCAGAGAGTACCACATTTGA